A window of Cellulomonas sp. SLBN-39 genomic DNA:
CTGCCCGAGCCCGGGCAGGTGCGCGCCGCCGCCGGTGACGACGAGCGCCTCGACGGGGGTCTCGCGGTGCTGGGAGGACCAGTAGACGAGGGTGTTGCGGATGCCCTCGACGAGGGTGCGGCACGAGGAGGTGATGGCCTCGACGGCCGGTGCGTACTCCGGCGGGGCGGAGAAGCCGACGCCGATGTCCCGCTTGAGGCCCTCGGCCTCCGGCTGGGGCAGCGCCATGGCTGCGGCCACCGCGTCGGTGACGTGCTGACCGCCCTGCGCGAGCAGACGGACCAGGCGGGGCGTCCCGGCGCTGGCGACGACGACGTTGGTGATGCGGGCGCCGACGTCGACGAACGCGACGGTCCGCTCGGCGAGGTCCCCGCGGGCCAGGGCCCGCACGAGCGCGAACGCGTTGAGGTCGACCATGCTGGGGCGCAGCCCGGCACCCTCCGCGGCCAGGACGTTGCCCACGACGACGTCGCGCTGGGCGGCGACGAGCATGCCCTTGACCATGCGGCCGCGGGGCCCGTCGACCTCGTCGACGGGCAGGAAGTCCAGCAGGGCGTCGCCCGAGGCGACGGGCAGCAGCTCCTGCACCTGGTAGGGCAGGGACGCCTTGAGCTCGGCCGGCGGCATCCAGGGCAGCTCGATGTCGCGGACGACGACGCGCTGGTTGCCGACGCCGAGCACGACGTCCTTGCTGGTGAACTTGGCCTGGGCCCAGAGCCGGCGCAGGGCGTCGGAGACGACCGCCGGCTCGTTGACCTCGCCGTCGCGCACGGCGCCGGGTGGCAGGGCCACCTCGCCGACGCGCTGCAGCGTGCCGCCCGCGCGCGGGCCGCCCTTGCCGAAGGCGACCTCGACGGCACGGACGGCGCTCGTCCCGATGTCGAGGCCGATGACGTTCGTGGAGGCCACGGTGGTCCTTTCTCCGAGGAGCTTGCACGTTCCCTATCGGACGGATGACCGGCATCCTTGAGGCGACGGACGGGCGAGGGCCCGGTCAGAGCAGCCCGAGGTACCCGTCCCACAGCGGCTGACCGGCGACGAGGCCGATCCAGGCGCCGGCGAGCATCCACGGACCGAACGCGATCTGGGTGCGGCGACCGGCCCGGCGGCCGGCGATGAGCGCGAGCCCGACGACGCCGCCGACGAGGAACGCGGCGAACGCGCCGACGACCAGCGCACCCCACCCGACCCAGCCGAGGTACAGACCGAGGACGCCGGCGAGCTTGACGTCGCCGAACCCCATGCCCGCCGGGTACGCCACGAGCAGGACGAAGTAGAACGCGAACATCGCGGCGGCACCGATGCCCGCGCGCAGGAGCGCCCCCCAGTCGGCGGTCCCGCCGGGGTCGGCGGACGCGAGCGCGAGCAGGGCCAGCGCCACCGGGTACGAGGGCAGCACGATCGCGTCGGGCAGCCGGTGCACGTCGAGGTCGATCGCGGTCAGGGCGACCGTGATCGCGACGAGGTACAGCAGCGCAGGCGTCCACCAGCCCGGTCCGGACCACCACGCGACGGCCGCGAACGCGACGCCGGTGAGCAGCTCGACGGCCGGGTAGCGGGCCGAGATCGGCGCCGCGCAGTCCCGGCAGCGCCCCCGCAGGACGAGCCACGAGACCACGGGCACGTTGTCGTACGGGCGGATCCGCGCCCCGCACGACGGGCACGCGCTGGGCGGCGCCACGACCGACTCGCCCCGCGGGACCCGCCACACGACGACGTTGAGGAACGAGCCGACCAGCAGCCCGAGCACGCCCGCGAGGGTGACGAGCAGCGGGGTCAGCTCAGCCACCGTACGCCTCGACGTAGTCGCCGACGGACGCCTCGACGTCGAGCGGCGGGGCGTTCCACTTCTGGTCGATGCCGCCCGTGCAGGACGTGACGACGATCTTCGACCACGAGCCGTTGTACTTGTCGCCGAGGCCGATGCAGCGGCCCAGGTGGTCGACGAACGTGTAGCTGGTGCCGTAGTTGCCCGTGTCCTGGTACCGGGTCCACCGCTGGTTGGCCGCGCTCGTCGAGCACGCCGACGTCAGCGTCACGTACTGGCCGCCGGCGCCCGGGGTCTGCAGGCAGTACTTCTGCGACGTCGAGTTGGAGCGCAGGACGTAGATCTGCTGCGGCCCGAGCGAGGGCGAGCCGACGGCGGGCTCGGAGTAGTACCACTTGTGGTTCCAGTCGAGCAGCGTGCCGCCCGAGGGGTCCTGCTTGCAGGGGTACACGATCATGAACGCCTTGCCGACGTCGGTGTCCGTGACGTCGAAGCAGCGCCCGAACTCGAGGTAGTTGACGATCTGGCGCGTCGTGATGCTCGCGGCGCCGGCGCCCACGGCCGGATCGGGGTTGAACGAGCCCCAGGCGGAGTCGCCCGCGCAGCTCGTGCCCACGGAGAGCTTGCGCCCCGCGATGCCCGTGCCCGACGTCGAGCCGGACGACAGGCAGTAGCTCGAGTAGTTGGTGATGGAGGTGTTCTCACCGCGCCAGCGTGCACCGCCCTCCCAGCTGTAGAGCTGGTTCCAGCGCGCCGTGCCGGTCTTGCACGTCTCGAGCGTGACGCGCACGGTCCCGGACGACGTCGACGGCGGACCCGTGATGCACAGGGGCGTGCTGCCCGGCAGCGTGCTGGAGGCGAGCTTGATCATGTAGTCGACGTCGTACAGCCACAGCTCGCGCTCGTCGTCCTCGCCGCAGCTCGCCTTGTCGACGTACGTGACGTTGGACCCGGCGGTGATGCCGTCGGCGCGCAGGCAGAACCCGTCCCCGAAGGTGTAGATGCGCCCGCCGGCGATGTTCGTGTTCGTCGTCTTGAACTGGTACACGGTCGCCAGCGTGCGGTCCCCGAGGGTCGCGTCGAGGCGGGCGAGGTCCTCGGCGTAGCCCTCGGCGACCACGCGCGCGTAGGCGGGCTGCTGGACGGGCCGGCAGGACATGACGTTCGCGGCCAGCCAGGAGTCCGAGCGCCCGGCCGGGTTCTCCTTGTAGTAGCTCACCCGCACGTCGTACCGCAGCTCGCCGCCGGAGTCCGCGACCGTGCCGGTGAGCGTGCACGGCAGCGCCGCGAGGCTGCCGTAGACCGACCCGGTGAAGTCCGGTGCCGCGGCCGCGGAGCGGATCTGCGAGAGCGCGGCCTCGACGCCGGCCTCGGCGGCGAAGATCGTCCGGGTGTTCTTGCGCGCGAACTGCGTGGGCGTCACCTGGGACAGGACGAGCGCGAGGATGATCGTGCTCAGCGCACCCATGAGCAGCACCATGAGGATGGCGCTCATCATGGCCACGCCCTCGTCGCGGTCGCGCCAGACGGCGAGTCGGCGCAGCAGGCCGGTCGTGGGGTCCACGGTGGTCCTCCTCAGGGGCGGCCGGACGCGGCCAGGCAGACGGGGGTGTCGGACGTGCCGTTGCCGTCGGCGTCGACGTTCGACAGCGAGCTCTCGGAGGAGTTCCGTGCGACGAAGGACGTCGCGGAGTCGACCGTGACGTCGGTGGCGCCGATGCTCAGGCGCAGCAGGAGCTGCTGGTGGGGGTGCTCGTCGCCGGCGAGGACGACCTCGAACGGGTAGGGGCGCCCCGAGGTGTCGGAGTCCGGACGCACGTCGGTGACGAGGGTGCTCCACGCCGGGGCCGTGACCCCCGCGGTGTCGTTCCACGAGCGCTGCGCGATCGTGCCCGCCGTCGGGTCCCAGCGCCACTGCGTGCAGGTCGCGACGCCGGTCGAGGACGAGCGCTCCGACGTGCGGAACTCGACGTACCGGGCGCCGCTGGCGCCCGTGCCGGGCAGGTTGACCGACTCGGCGTAGCGGATCTGCCGGTCCAGGCGCTGGAACACCAGGCGCACCGAGTCCCCGGACTGCGCGGTGACGTCGGAGCGGACGGTGCTGTTCGTCATGATGACGACGCCGGCCATGAACACCGAGACGACGATCGTGAAGATCCCGATCGAGACGATGAGCTCGACGAGCGTCATCCCGGCGTCGGGGCGCGTGCCGTGCAGCCGGGCCCGCAGCCGGGCCGCCGGGCTCACCGGCCCACCCGGATCGTCACGGTCGCCGGCGTCGAGACGAGGTTCGTGTGCTGGCCGGTGCCCTGGATGACGTAGGTGAACGTGCAGGTCCGGCTGTTCGTCCCGTTCGGCAGCGTCGGCGCGTTGTACCGGAAGATGCCGTTCTGCAGGTCGGGCTGCGTGGTGGGCAGGCTCCCGCAGTTGGCGGCCAGGGTGCTCGTCGCCGCAGGGCGGAACTGCACGGTGC
This region includes:
- a CDS encoding A24 family peptidase — protein: MTPLLVTLAGVLGLLVGSFLNVVVWRVPRGESVVAPPSACPSCGARIRPYDNVPVVSWLVLRGRCRDCAAPISARYPAVELLTGVAFAAVAWWSGPGWWTPALLYLVAITVALTAIDLDVHRLPDAIVLPSYPVALALLALASADPGGTADWGALLRAGIGAAAMFAFYFVLLVAYPAGMGFGDVKLAGVLGLYLGWVGWGALVVGAFAAFLVGGVVGLALIAGRRAGRRTQIAFGPWMLAGAWIGLVAGQPLWDGYLGLL
- the pilM gene encoding type IV pilus assembly protein PilM, with the translated sequence MASTNVIGLDIGTSAVRAVEVAFGKGGPRAGGTLQRVGEVALPPGAVRDGEVNEPAVVSDALRRLWAQAKFTSKDVVLGVGNQRVVVRDIELPWMPPAELKASLPYQVQELLPVASGDALLDFLPVDEVDGPRGRMVKGMLVAAQRDVVVGNVLAAEGAGLRPSMVDLNAFALVRALARGDLAERTVAFVDVGARITNVVVASAGTPRLVRLLAQGGQHVTDAVAAAMALPQPEAEGLKRDIGVGFSAPPEYAPAVEAITSSCRTLVEGIRNTLVYWSSQHRETPVEALVVTGGGAHLPGLGQYLSSSSRIPVMLGDAFAGLRVGKTIDRSTLTGAESLLALPVGLAHGVAA
- a CDS encoding type II secretion system protein J translates to MSPAARLRARLHGTRPDAGMTLVELIVSIGIFTIVVSVFMAGVVIMTNSTVRSDVTAQSGDSVRLVFQRLDRQIRYAESVNLPGTGASGARYVEFRTSERSSSTGVATCTQWRWDPTAGTIAQRSWNDTAGVTAPAWSTLVTDVRPDSDTSGRPYPFEVVLAGDEHPHQQLLLRLSIGATDVTVDSATSFVARNSSESSLSNVDADGNGTSDTPVCLAASGRP
- a CDS encoding ricin-type beta-trefoil lectin domain protein is translated as MDPTTGLLRRLAVWRDRDEGVAMMSAILMVLLMGALSTIILALVLSQVTPTQFARKNTRTIFAAEAGVEAALSQIRSAAAAPDFTGSVYGSLAALPCTLTGTVADSGGELRYDVRVSYYKENPAGRSDSWLAANVMSCRPVQQPAYARVVAEGYAEDLARLDATLGDRTLATVYQFKTTNTNIAGGRIYTFGDGFCLRADGITAGSNVTYVDKASCGEDDERELWLYDVDYMIKLASSTLPGSTPLCITGPPSTSSGTVRVTLETCKTGTARWNQLYSWEGGARWRGENTSITNYSSYCLSSGSTSGTGIAGRKLSVGTSCAGDSAWGSFNPDPAVGAGAASITTRQIVNYLEFGRCFDVTDTDVGKAFMIVYPCKQDPSGGTLLDWNHKWYYSEPAVGSPSLGPQQIYVLRSNSTSQKYCLQTPGAGGQYVTLTSACSTSAANQRWTRYQDTGNYGTSYTFVDHLGRCIGLGDKYNGSWSKIVVTSCTGGIDQKWNAPPLDVEASVGDYVEAYGG